The genome window AAGCCGGTGAAACGACGAGTGCGGGCCTCCTCCCTGCCTGTTCGTGCCCAGCTTGTGGATTCAGCTGCACCCAGACGATGTCTCCGCGAGCCGGAACGTACCCGGTGGCGGCACTCACCAGACTTCATCTCCCACCGCGGGCCCGGTGTCGATCTCGCGGTGAAGATTGTCCGGTGTGATCCGCGACAGCAGATCGTCGAGCGTGTACTCCGGGTGCGTCAGAGGGGTGACCACGAGGCGGCCTTCTTCCAGCGTCAGGTCGACCTCCGCCCCCTGCCCAAGCGCGGTCTCCGTCGCAAAGGACTTAGGGATCCTCAGAGCCAAGCTGTTTCCCCACTTCTGAACCCGTATGCGCATCACGCCCTCCGCGTAGGTGTCTACATAGAAGATACATCAGCCCGCCCGCAAAAGCCACAGAGAAGGAAAGCGACACCCTTGTCGTTCCCTCTTGCTGTTCCTCTGTGTCTCTGTGTGAGCCATGCGGTTGCAGTTCTCTCTGCGTCTCCGCGCCTCCGCGTGAGGCAAATGGGATGCATGGAAACGGAACGGGGCGGGCCTGAATCTCCAGGCCCGCCCCGTTCGCGTACCGCCAGCCCGCGGAGCTTACATGTCGTGCAGGGCGTCGATGTTGATGACGCGCTCGGCGAGAGTCG of Longimicrobium sp. contains these proteins:
- a CDS encoding AbrB/MazE/SpoVT family DNA-binding domain-containing protein; this translates as MRIRVQKWGNSLALRIPKSFATETALGQGAEVDLTLEEGRLVVTPLTHPEYTLDDLLSRITPDNLHREIDTGPAVGDEVW